The Branchiostoma floridae strain S238N-H82 chromosome 1, Bfl_VNyyK, whole genome shotgun sequence sequence NNNNNNNNNNNNNNNNNNNNNNNNNNNTCTTGTTCCTGTAGGATCGCTGGTCTGGAGTGGCGTCAGGGATCATAGACAGTTCAGAAAGGGCAGGTATTCTGTTGGCCAGAACGGTTCCTAACGAAACCCACTGGATCTCCGAGGAAAATATAGGTACGTTTTAGGGCATTCGGCATACGTGTCGCAGCATTACTATCTGCATGGTTGAGTATGTAGTATTTGCCAACATTGTGGCATGTAACAGCCATTGTGTAAGAGAAAGAATCAATCTTGGCAGACACAATCATAATGGTGAGCACTAAAGTCTGATTGACACACTCCATTGCTTTCACTTCACCAATGATATTTTTGCTCCATACATGTGTCCAGAAGGCAGAAAGATAGTCAAATAATGTAATAATTTTGCATGTACGTATGATTTTTCTACTCAGTGATGGAAATCAGAGATGGCTCCATGGGATCAACGACCTTTCCGGCTCTTGACAAAAGAGGAGACACCTCTGTTTGGGCAAACGTTAAAGACGGGATCACTCTGCCGAGAACAGAACACCTTGTCGTTTCTGCAATCTACGACAATATAGGACAGTACCTCAGACCAAAGTCAGTGTACAGCACGGCAAACGCAGTAAACAGCTCGGTTAACGCAGAGAACAGCACTAGCAAGGTTTACTCCAGGATTATTTCGGCAACACTAGTGAATAGAAGCTCCACGGCTAAAGTCAATGTCAACGATGCTGTTACCATCGTCCTGGAACATCATAGCAATGAGGTAAACATTACATCATTATCAAAAGCATGACAGTTGCACTTAGTTCATCATCTACATATCAGTAATTCTTACCGTTGAAGTGCACTACGTGAACGTAACTCCAGATGTAGAAAATAGCTTACACCTACTATCTAATTTTGCAGACGACCAACACCACCTTCTGTGTCTTCTGGAACGTCAGCACTGGGTATGTCAAAATTGGACCAATCTTACCTCATAACCTGTCGTCTACTCTGATGCTGATATTCGCATAATATAACTTTGTTGATTATCTGCCTCTGTACCTGTATAGTGCTGGTATAACTGcgcttcggcgtaacacaccagcttcgcagacaagcaaacaaaaaatggaCGTGTTGTAAAATTCCTATAGCAGCCAGCTTTTCATTATGACTGCCATTATTCTTCAGCAATTGGTCGGAAGAGGGGTGTGCCCTGAAGAAGAGAAACCGGACTCACACTACCTGCGAGTGCAACCATCTCACCAGCTTCGCTATTCTTGTAGACACGACTGGGCAGCAGGTACGTCAAATAGGTACTTCAGTATGCCAAGTATTTCGTTGAAAAGTACTGCTTCATAGAAGCTGCCGTTGACGCATTTGCTCATATACAGGTACAATGCTTGATGCAGCTATCTGTTAAGTTTGGTAAGCATTCTCCTCAGTTCTAATGTCCTTCGGGGTTTATATTCATAAGCATTGAGAACAACGTATGTATTTTTTGATTATCTATTTATAGCATACTTAAATATTCTTTTGACACCAAATAGCGTAAATAAACGACATTTCCGGTTGTATTTTCAGCATCCATTTGCACTTAGTGTTATTACATACGTCGGCTGCATCATCTCCATCGTGTGTCTCTTCATCTGTATTTGTACTTTTCTCGGATTCAGGTAAGGACTATGTACTCACTAGCACCCCTTTTTCATTTATACCGTTTTTACTTTGAAAGATTCgctttgttgaaaaaaatcagatacATATCACAACGATAGCAACCTTGTTTTTCTTGTATACTTGCCAAACTggagtccgccatcttgtttcagaCGAGTCCGTTGTACCCGAACCATCATCCATGCAAacctgtgtttctgtctgcTGGCTGCTGAGGTGGTCTTCCTTGTGGCAGTTGACAAAACAGAAAACACGGTACATCTTTTATAAGTACAAATCAGTTCTAGTGGGGAGTATTTTTGCATGCAGGGAATCCATCATATCTGGGTTGAACTTGAAATTACAATTACACACTGTTTatatcataaatgttttattcacttTTATGAACCAAGTTTATACATGTCTTTTCTGATAGTGGCAATAGAGACTTTATCTCGTGAAGAAGTGCTCTTCGCTTTATTTTACCAAACAATGTTGCCGTGAGCAGTGGACTGAATGTATAGCAGATACTAGAAGTCTCTAGTCAGGGTTGTTGATAAAATAATAGTAACACAGATGAATCTACGTTCCATGCTGAAATTTTATCTTGATATCATTTGCCTCACCTACGCCACACCCAGTTGTCTTCCATTGTTTCTGCTCAGGTTGTGTGTGACGTGATCGCGATTATCCTCCACTACCTGTTCCTGGCTGTCTTCACCTGGATGTGTGTGGAAGGAGTGGAGCTGTACGTCTTACTGGTCAAGGTCTTCAacttgaaaatgaacagattgctCTACTACCACCTGGTCGGCTATGGTAAGATATTGTCTGCAAGTATGGCCAAGACGTTTTCTACTGATTCGTGTTCTTAAATCAAGTGTTGATGTAGTGTGATGAATTTGCTTGCTCAGTCATTGATAGCACTCATATTGATAATAAATGAAAACACTGAAGATAATTTCATAGAAGAGCTGCATGAAAAAACGATACCTTTAAACTGTGTGATGATTAGACAGATACGGTGCTTAAGATATCTTAAGgtcttattttcttttcttttctatacttCTCTTCAGGTGCACCGGCAGTGGTGGTAGGCATTTCGGTGGCCATTGATTACTTCTTCGAGTTCGAGGACAAAGACGAGGACAATGGCATAGAGGAGGAAGGGTTCTTCGATGGATATGGCACCAACAGATAGTAATGTTTTTCCTTAAAATATTCACTCATAGAACGAGGCTTTTCTTTTTCACTGAGCACTGTTGTGTTTCATTGTATATTCTTTTGAGAACTACCAATTTGGTTTATAAACATGTACCGTGCAATTCAATATACTGTCAATATTTCAAGAAAGTCATATATTCACTAACACAGTGATAATCAATTTGATCACTTTGCAGCTGCTGGTTATCAGTTAACAGCGACTTCATCTGGAGCTTTGTGGGCCCAATGCTGCTCGTGGTTTTGGTAACTTTTTCCCCTTTCACAATAGTCAACTCAATAAGAAATGAGGATCATCTCACTTAGGGTTAAGCTTCAGATTTGAAAAATAAGTAAAAATGGCATTCTCCTGCTATCAAAACCAGAAAACTAGACTCTTCTGAGTAAAGCTTCTCCCAAAATAGAATTCATATAAGATATAGATAAAAAAGTATCAGTTGAACTTTTGTCAAGTACGGACTGTTATATATACAACCTCTACTTCGGAGATCAATAACATTGTAAGTACAAACGATTGGCATGGATTGACATCGCTTTTTGATGTTCCCTTCTGTCTCACACCCCAGGTTAACATTGGATTCCTGGCCATGACTATGAGGGTGATCTTCACTCAGAAAGCCCATGATACATCCAACCAATCAGAACAGGGAATTAACTTCAGGTGATACATGTTGCTTGCTATTACACTAGATAATATGTAAGAATAGAATATTAATTTTAAACTTGCACTTGTAGTagtaaaacaaatgaaaagaatgCAGCCAATGGTCCCTATGCAGAGAGGTTATACGCGTTAAGCCTGTGCATTGGTAACGTTTTAGTCACTTTGTTCCACACTATTCCACACTAGTTAATGTAGAGCTTAACGTTAAGTGCATAAGCCATGTTACTTAATAATGCACATTCGGTTGTACGTATGTGGTCTAAGGTTAAAGTTACAGCATAACCCATATCTTGGACGTTTGCAGGTTCTGGATCCGTGTGTCCCTGGCCTTGGTGTGTATTTTGGGTATCACATGGGTGTTCGGTGTGCTGTACGTCAGTAGGGAGACCATAGTGTTCGCATACGTCTTCACCATCAGCAACTCCTTCCAAGTAAGTAGTAGTGACAATACCTACAAAGCCTGATGTTAGCTACTTTAGATACTTCAGATGAAGTCTAATGTGATCTACTTATGAAAACGTACATTGTAATGTTTCaacagtaatatatatatatatcgtcaTGTGTCGCTAACGCTATGATAGTAAGCCTCAATCGAATCGACTTTCTTTTAAGTCTTTATCACAGCTTGTATTCATTGAACTATCTTATCATTATGAGTGTTCTTCTTATTCTTGACAGTCTGTAGCTAAAAATTCGTTTGAATATATCGATGATGATGTCCATTATGACCTAACCACCCCATCTTGAATCTCTTACAGGgtttattcattttcattttccactgcctGCTGAACGAAACGGTACGTTTTACCTGTTGACTGCATCTAGCTATATTTTATGTCGCTGTACATTCGTTATTGTTAATAATGACACCTGTGCGCTTACTTACGTTAACTTATTGTATCAGTGTTCACGTATGCAGTAATTAATGTCCGTCATTTAAATTCATTTAAGACTACATCTTTCGTTGATTCATTCTATTAGCTTATACTATTTGAAATTCTTTAACGTATATTACAATTCCgtacagttttgtttttgttgacttGGTGTTAATTACGTTGTGTCCGGGAGCAAATTATATGGCTATTTTCTAAACTGTTAGGTGCAAGACGAGATCGAACGCCGCTTTGGTGCTCGTTTCACCTGCTGCTCGAAGAAGAAAAGGCAGAAAACGGTGAGGAGACAGACAAGGCGAACTGCAAGGTCACCTCAGCAGCAAGAGGTGAGAATATAGTCCccgctaggggtgggtactggtacagaaaattcaggtccggtgttcaggtccaaaggatcaagtccaggtccggacctgaacctggacccgattcagtatgactcatgccaATGGCCCATTGCATTgcactgcaaagaaatctgtttggtggagtattagacttacactgttatcttaaaatcataaaacgctaactgcacctgtaccattgactgtaaaacttggtagaaatgactataaactctacactacttcactcatgttattttcttccgCCAGCAAGCGCCAAaccgtgtgaatgcctgatcaaataatctattaattttctaatcggtccaacatccggtccacctgtttttttcaggtccggttttcctggaccggtccaataagaaaacccggttttgtaccggtacccagccctagtccccgccattttttgcatttcagTGAATCAGAGCTGCGCCTAAAATTACCATTTTTGTGGTTAAGAACTTGTATGAAactcagtttgaaaaaaaaacgaaaactCTTTGTCTATGCAGATCTGGCTGGATGACTTCACAGACACTAAAGACAGCCACAGTTCAGCCACAAACACAAAGGACACCCTAGACGATGAGGGCTTCGTAGAAAACACCATCTACGAAGGCGGTGCCGGTGCCGAGGGCTCAGTGGACAATGTGATATATGAAGGGCTGCCGGATTAAAGTCCTTAGAGAGCGATTGCGAATAACAGGGACAGGATTTTGATATACGATATTCCTTTTTATCAATTCTATATATTATGTAGATTCATTTTCCCGACGTGTGAGAGGAAATGTCCCACTTGAAACACAGAGGCATGCGGTATGAAGTTGGAGTCAAATGTGATGGCATTTTAAAAGCCTCTCAAATCTTATACCCCGAATTAATTGTAACTAACAATGTATAGCTTTAGTAATCGTGTTTAACATGCTTGTATTAATTCAGTGATGCCTAGAATATTTGACGGAATACTTCTTCAATTCTTTAGTAAAATGATTTCAATGATTTCTATTTATCTTCATTTTACACATGCCTATGTGGCTACATACTCTAATGACAGTACATGCTCATAATCTTGCATATACAAACTATATCTATTCATATtatatgatatgtttattgcaagttcttgcccgagggctaattgcaggtacaaacaacatgtaaaataaggaaaatacaaaggtgctaggaactacattctatgactatatgCTATGccagtgtacattatactggttttgttgggttagacaTCTTCtatttaggcagtggaagacgaatttacccacttcttttataatgtgtgggttctttaattttaatagtaggattgatttttcattgtcaggaatagttggaaagtaagcgtgtattttggatacactcataaatagtgggtttcttatatcatcataaaaagaacatttagtgataaaatgactctcgtcttccacagcatttgaggggcaatatttacaaatcctctcgGATTGTAATACACACAGTCTTGTGTGTGCTACTATCATAATGTAATGGTGATGTCAGGCTGTGTTCATAAAAAATATCGGGTGTAAATATGTAATTCATAAGTGAACTGACAATTTTACTGCAAGAAATGGGACtctttttattttacaaaaataactAAAAGTATATAAAGATATTTTCATGATGGAATATATGCACGTGATAATATTCTTATGTAAACATTACAGTCATGCCATTTCTTAGATGAAAAATGTCTACAACTATTATTGATATCATGCATAAGATAGGCATCTTACATAAAGATAGCGCACAATATAGTCATCTTTATAAGATAATCGGGATAACACTGAAAACAGAACAGCACACAGAATGTTACTATGCACATATTGCAGTTCTATACTAAAGAAGTTAGTTAATATGTtaaaagtgtatctttgtttGTGCGAAtaaaaactacaatgtacactATAAAAGAGTTTTCTGTGGTCTATTGACTATTTCTATCATCACTCACGCTAGTACTTTTCCGCAACTACAATGTAATATGTCAAATACTGCTGAAAATATTACTAACATTGTAATTATATTTGTTAAATCTACTCACGGTGTATGAATTAGAGATTACACCATTTTTTCTGCAGATAGTTATGATAAAGATTCTAGTGTGAATAATCTTTCGGACCGAAGATTTTATAAAGCTCTTAAGGATGTTGATTTCTGTTTTctcaatatatgtacatgttttgagGACAACATCTGTTAGAAACTACATTTTATAAAGGGCCAAAGACAGTGCATTGATATTTTTTACCAAGCAATCCCTATATCCTATCATAAACTAACCCTTTATTCATACCACTAAAGCTTGAGCCGTGTTTGGAATCCTCAACATTTCCTCGGTATttctccatcatcatcatcatcatcatcataaaagtAATCATTTCCAAAAAGGCCCTCCAACTGGAGATCCAGAAGAATGTAATGACTTTGCCTTCTTTGACTGAATCATCAACAACTGTCAACTGAAAGGCATAATGTTGTCTGAGAAGGAGTGACGGCGTTATCTGTTATGATGTCATGATCAGAGCGCTCAGTCCCCCATTGAGTTCACTTACACTGTGACATCAAAACATTTTATgtttgcattgtattgtatgtttgaaGAAAAAGCAAATCGTAGCAtcttggaaaaaaattcttgaacTCTGAAAGTCTTTATCTTTTCTGTTCCTGTCTGACGATGGAGTATGCTCTACGTTATAAATGCAGTATAAAGCGGTCACTCTTTTTGTGCGTTGCCTATGACTACTTCTAGGGGGCGCTGCTATGTTGTTTAAGTCCCTGTTGCATAATAGGTTAATTCCGGAAAGAAACCGAACAAAGCAGAGGCGGGCAAGGTATCAAATATATCGTACTTTTATCACTACTTGCTGCCAGCTTAAAGCTCTTGATAAATGAAAATCATTATAAGACAAATTTACAGAACAAAATCACCACCTGAAACAGTGCTACTGGCCTGCAGCAACTTCAAAGAGCATAGAAATAGCTGTAGCGATCTACCAATACCTATAATTCTATCTCATTCAATTTGCCTTAATCTTAGTAACCTTGTGACCAGACTACTACGTCAACAAACGGCATGGTTTAAGTGtaaatttgcatacattttgcCTAAGGCTCCGGGACTCCGGGATCTCGTTGGACAGGGTGGCACGACATCGTCAGCGATAAGGCTAGACCACAAATTTTAGGGCTCTCATAAATCTACCTTTATCACCGAGAATCGGATTTTGTATGCTTGAGAGCGCGATTGGCTGAAGCTTAAAACTTGTATCCAAGCTTTTCACATTTGTGTATGTCTCGGTAAC is a genomic window containing:
- the LOC118411689 gene encoding adhesion G protein-coupled receptor L3-like, giving the protein MACRLKLPFFYLFDGGWSEWSPLSGCSVTCGVGTQTRDRSCTNPAPANGGAVCEGDTEETQVCDSGVSCPVDGGWSEWSPLSVCSVTCGVGTQTRDRSCTNPAPANGGAVCEGDTEETQVCDSGVSCPVDGGWSEWSPLSVCNVTCGLECGLNQADYLSRVAKCLGNVTEKIYGGDVISSIRLLGRLTDCQERRFNNESQQITKEDAVRFAKDRWSGVASGIIDSSERAGILLARTVPNETHWISEENIVMEIRDGSMGSTTFPALDKRGDTSVWANVKDGITLPRTEHLVVSAIYDNIGQYLRPKSVYSTANAVNSSVNAENSTSKVYSRIISATLVNRSSTAKVNVNDAVTIVLEHHSNETTNTTFCVFWNVSTGNWSEEGCALKKRNRTHTTCECNHLTSFAILVDTTGQQHPFALSVITYVGCIISIVCLFICICTFLGFRRVRCTRTIIHANLCFCLLAAEVVFLVAVDKTENTVVCDVIAIILHYLFLAVFTWMCVEGVELYVLLVKVFNLKMNRLLYYHLVGYGAPAVVVGISVAIDYFFEFEDKDEDNGIEEEGFFDGYGTNRYCWLSVNSDFIWSFVGPMLLVVLVNIGFLAMTMRVIFTQKAHDTSNQSEQGINFRFWIRVSLALVCILGITWVFGVLYVSRETIVFAYVFTISNSFQGLFIFIFHCLLNETVQDEIERRFGARFTCCSKKKRQKTVRRQTRRTARSPQQQEIWLDDFTDTKDSHSSATNTKDTLDDEGFVENTIYEGGAGAEGSVDNVIYEGLPD